A single Alosa sapidissima isolate fAloSap1 chromosome 17, fAloSap1.pri, whole genome shotgun sequence DNA region contains:
- the lnx2a gene encoding ligand of Numb protein X 2a isoform X1 yields the protein MGTLGEGVGGGGGGVDPVAVGQAVLEALCPECGQIHRAWENHLYNYRLEVDEDLVCHICLQPLVQPLDTPCGHTFCARCLRSFLQERDFCPLDRARLQLTACRRSSILVHKLLDKLSVSCPLAPLCQLSMPRCDLEAHLKHRCPGTQSQRAVLDLPRLECVEERAMVTDPPRSPQTTLRDVSPSPPTGPTTTCSSVPMWTEESGVDNPAFEESTEEDSVVGLECAPPRVKRPLSNPCIHLLRTGSSASSGWDCAESPPLSAEEGCVKLPSLPEGEITTIEIHRSNPYMELGISIVGGNETPLINVVIQEVYRDGVIARDGRLLAGDQILQVNNVDISNVAHNVARTTLARPCTTLQLTVLRERRCAARPPPAAPVAPASAATPTPPPGGTISSSGSGSGVGGGGTGGGSGSPASLRITLHKRDSAQLGIKLVRRTDEAGVFVLDLLDGGLAAKDGRLCRDDRVLAINEHDLRHGTPEQAAQIIQASGERVHLLIGRPNKQSTPLLTGTNDMRDSWCHDNTPPLPHTAAPSPVPSLQMVRSSAHRDLSQCVTCKEKHITVKKEPHESLGMTVAGGRGSKSGELPIFVTSVQPHGCLARDGRIKRGDVLLSINGQDLTYLSHSEAVGTLKASAASCSVQLRTLEVDMTEELCGDEDFLAPHDNNEYDASWSPSWVMWLGLPSYLYSSHEIVLRRNHPGSWGFSIVGGYEENHNNQAFFIKTIVLGTPAYYDGRLKCGDMIIAVNGLSTAGMTHSALVPMLKEQRSRVALTVVSWPGSLA from the exons ATGGGCACCCTGGGGGAGGGTGTCGGGGGAGGCGGAGGAGGGGTTGACCCGGTCGCTGTGGGCCAGGCGGTCCTGGAGGCCCTGTGCCCCGAGTGCGGTCAGATCCACCGGGCCTGGGAGAACCACCTGTACAACTACCGGCTGGAGGTGGACGAGGACCTGGTGTGCCACATCTGCCTGCAGCCGCTGGTGCAGCCGCTGGACACGCCGTGCGGACACACCTTCTGCGCCCGCTGCCTGCGCAGCTTCCTGCAAGAGCGCGACTTCTGCCCGCTGGACAGGGCGCGGCTGCAGCTGACCGCCTGCCGGCGCTCCAGTATCCTAGTGCACAAGCTGCTGGACAAGCTGTCTGTGTCGTGCCCGCTTGCGCCCCTCTGCCAGCTCAGCATGCCACGCTGCGACCTGGAGGCCCACCTCAAGCACAG gtGTCCAGGCACCCAGAGCCAGCGTGCGGTGCTGGACCTGCCCAGGCtggagtgtgtggaggagagggccATGGTGACGGACCCTCCGCGCTCGCCACAGACCACCCTGAGGGACGTCTCGCCGTCGCCCCCCACAggccccaccaccacctgcaGCAGCGTGCCCATGTGGACGGAGGAGTCGGGCGTAGACAATCCTGCCTTTGAGGAGAGCACGGAGGAAGACA gtGTAGTGGGTTTAGAATGTGCTCCTCCTCGTGTCAAACGCCCTCTCAGTAACCCCTGCATCCACCTCCTGCGCACTGGAAGCTCCGCCTCGTCTGGGTGGGACTGTGCAGAGTCCCCGCCTCTCTCGGCAGAGGAAG GCTGTGTGAAGCTGCCCTCCCTGCCTGAGGGGGAGATCACCACCATTGAGATTCATCGCTCCAACCCCTACATGGAGCTGGGCATCAGCATCGTGGGAGGCAACGAGACCCCCCTCATCAACGTGGTGATCCAGGAGGTGTATCGCGACGGGGTGATCGCTCGGGATGGGAGACTGTTGGCTGGTGACCAAATATTACAG gtgaaTAACGTAGACATCAGTAACGTGGCCCATAACGTGGCCCGCACCACCCTGGCTCGCCCGTGCACCACCCTCCAGCTGACAGTGCTCCGAGAACGCCGCTGTGCCGCCCGGCCTCCCCCCGCGGCGCCCGTGGCCCCTGCGTCCGCCGCCACCCCCACACCGCCCCCTGGTGGCACCATCAGCAGCAGCGGTAGCGGCAGTGGCGTTGGTGGCGGTGGAACCGGAGGGGGCAGCGGCAGTCCGGCCAGCCTGCGGATCACCCTCCACAAGCGGGACTCGGCTCAGCTGGGCATCAAGTTGGTGCGGCGTACGGACGAGGCGGGCGTCTTCGTGCTGGACCTGCTGGACGGTGGACTGGCCGCCAAGGACGGCAGGCTGTGCCGGGACGACCGCGTGCTGGCCATCAATGAGCACGACCTCCGGCACGGCACGCCAGAGCAGGCCGCGCAGATCatacag GCCAGTGGGGAGAGAGTCCATCTTCTGATTGGCCGTCCTAACAAGCAAAGTACGCCCCTGCTGACCGGCACCAATGACATGAGAGATAGCTGGTGCCATGACAACACCccgcccctcccccacacagcGGCGCCTAGCCCTGTGCCCAGCCTACAAATGGTCCGGTCCAGCGCTCACAGA GATCTCTCCCAGTGTGTGACCTGTAAGGAGAAACACATCACGGTGAAGAAGGAGCCTCACGAGTCCCTGGGCATGACTGTAGCGGGCGGGCGAGGCAGCAAGAGCGGCGAGCTGCCAATCTTCGTGACGAGCGTCCAGCCCCACGGTTGCCTGGCACGAGATGGCCGCATCAAGCGAG gtgaTGTTCTCCTGAGCATTAATGGGCAGGACCTGACGTACTTGAGCCACAGTGAGGCGGTGGGCACGCTGAAGGCCAGCGCCGCGTCCTGCTCCGTCCAGCTGAGGACCCTAGAGGTGGACATGACGGAGGAGCTGTGTGGTGATGAGGACTTCCTGGCCCCGCACGACAATAATGAGTATGATGCCAGCTGGTCGCCATCTTGGGTCATGTGGCTAGGGCTGCCCAG CTACCTGTACAGTAGCCATGAGATTGTCCTGCGGCGCAACCATCCAGGAAGCTGGGGCTTCAGCATTGTCGGGGGCTACGAGGAAAACCATAACAACCAAGCGTTCTTCATCAAGACCATTGTCCTAGGAACACCAGCGTACTACGATGGTCGCCTCAA GTGCGGAGACATGATTATAGCTGTGAACGGCCTCTCGACAGCGGGCATGACTCACTCTGCACTGGTGCCCATGCTGAAGGAACAGCGGAGTCGGGTGGCACTGACCGTGGTGTCCTGGCCGGGCAGCCTCGCATAG
- the lnx2a gene encoding ligand of Numb protein X 2a isoform X2, whose amino-acid sequence MFQHVAVLTNIVSTNGPSFPGCPGTQSQRAVLDLPRLECVEERAMVTDPPRSPQTTLRDVSPSPPTGPTTTCSSVPMWTEESGVDNPAFEESTEEDSVVGLECAPPRVKRPLSNPCIHLLRTGSSASSGWDCAESPPLSAEEGCVKLPSLPEGEITTIEIHRSNPYMELGISIVGGNETPLINVVIQEVYRDGVIARDGRLLAGDQILQVNNVDISNVAHNVARTTLARPCTTLQLTVLRERRCAARPPPAAPVAPASAATPTPPPGGTISSSGSGSGVGGGGTGGGSGSPASLRITLHKRDSAQLGIKLVRRTDEAGVFVLDLLDGGLAAKDGRLCRDDRVLAINEHDLRHGTPEQAAQIIQASGERVHLLIGRPNKQSTPLLTGTNDMRDSWCHDNTPPLPHTAAPSPVPSLQMVRSSAHRDLSQCVTCKEKHITVKKEPHESLGMTVAGGRGSKSGELPIFVTSVQPHGCLARDGRIKRGDVLLSINGQDLTYLSHSEAVGTLKASAASCSVQLRTLEVDMTEELCGDEDFLAPHDNNEYDASWSPSWVMWLGLPSYLYSSHEIVLRRNHPGSWGFSIVGGYEENHNNQAFFIKTIVLGTPAYYDGRLKCGDMIIAVNGLSTAGMTHSALVPMLKEQRSRVALTVVSWPGSLA is encoded by the exons ATGTTCCAGCATGTGGCAGTTTTGACCAATATTGTCAGTACAAATGGACCCTCTTTCCcagg gtGTCCAGGCACCCAGAGCCAGCGTGCGGTGCTGGACCTGCCCAGGCtggagtgtgtggaggagagggccATGGTGACGGACCCTCCGCGCTCGCCACAGACCACCCTGAGGGACGTCTCGCCGTCGCCCCCCACAggccccaccaccacctgcaGCAGCGTGCCCATGTGGACGGAGGAGTCGGGCGTAGACAATCCTGCCTTTGAGGAGAGCACGGAGGAAGACA gtGTAGTGGGTTTAGAATGTGCTCCTCCTCGTGTCAAACGCCCTCTCAGTAACCCCTGCATCCACCTCCTGCGCACTGGAAGCTCCGCCTCGTCTGGGTGGGACTGTGCAGAGTCCCCGCCTCTCTCGGCAGAGGAAG GCTGTGTGAAGCTGCCCTCCCTGCCTGAGGGGGAGATCACCACCATTGAGATTCATCGCTCCAACCCCTACATGGAGCTGGGCATCAGCATCGTGGGAGGCAACGAGACCCCCCTCATCAACGTGGTGATCCAGGAGGTGTATCGCGACGGGGTGATCGCTCGGGATGGGAGACTGTTGGCTGGTGACCAAATATTACAG gtgaaTAACGTAGACATCAGTAACGTGGCCCATAACGTGGCCCGCACCACCCTGGCTCGCCCGTGCACCACCCTCCAGCTGACAGTGCTCCGAGAACGCCGCTGTGCCGCCCGGCCTCCCCCCGCGGCGCCCGTGGCCCCTGCGTCCGCCGCCACCCCCACACCGCCCCCTGGTGGCACCATCAGCAGCAGCGGTAGCGGCAGTGGCGTTGGTGGCGGTGGAACCGGAGGGGGCAGCGGCAGTCCGGCCAGCCTGCGGATCACCCTCCACAAGCGGGACTCGGCTCAGCTGGGCATCAAGTTGGTGCGGCGTACGGACGAGGCGGGCGTCTTCGTGCTGGACCTGCTGGACGGTGGACTGGCCGCCAAGGACGGCAGGCTGTGCCGGGACGACCGCGTGCTGGCCATCAATGAGCACGACCTCCGGCACGGCACGCCAGAGCAGGCCGCGCAGATCatacag GCCAGTGGGGAGAGAGTCCATCTTCTGATTGGCCGTCCTAACAAGCAAAGTACGCCCCTGCTGACCGGCACCAATGACATGAGAGATAGCTGGTGCCATGACAACACCccgcccctcccccacacagcGGCGCCTAGCCCTGTGCCCAGCCTACAAATGGTCCGGTCCAGCGCTCACAGA GATCTCTCCCAGTGTGTGACCTGTAAGGAGAAACACATCACGGTGAAGAAGGAGCCTCACGAGTCCCTGGGCATGACTGTAGCGGGCGGGCGAGGCAGCAAGAGCGGCGAGCTGCCAATCTTCGTGACGAGCGTCCAGCCCCACGGTTGCCTGGCACGAGATGGCCGCATCAAGCGAG gtgaTGTTCTCCTGAGCATTAATGGGCAGGACCTGACGTACTTGAGCCACAGTGAGGCGGTGGGCACGCTGAAGGCCAGCGCCGCGTCCTGCTCCGTCCAGCTGAGGACCCTAGAGGTGGACATGACGGAGGAGCTGTGTGGTGATGAGGACTTCCTGGCCCCGCACGACAATAATGAGTATGATGCCAGCTGGTCGCCATCTTGGGTCATGTGGCTAGGGCTGCCCAG CTACCTGTACAGTAGCCATGAGATTGTCCTGCGGCGCAACCATCCAGGAAGCTGGGGCTTCAGCATTGTCGGGGGCTACGAGGAAAACCATAACAACCAAGCGTTCTTCATCAAGACCATTGTCCTAGGAACACCAGCGTACTACGATGGTCGCCTCAA GTGCGGAGACATGATTATAGCTGTGAACGGCCTCTCGACAGCGGGCATGACTCACTCTGCACTGGTGCCCATGCTGAAGGAACAGCGGAGTCGGGTGGCACTGACCGTGGTGTCCTGGCCGGGCAGCCTCGCATAG